Proteins from one Sabethes cyaneus chromosome 2, idSabCyanKW18_F2, whole genome shotgun sequence genomic window:
- the LOC128734455 gene encoding tubulin beta-3 chain, giving the protein MREIVHLQAGQCGNQIGAKFWEIISEEHGIDATGIYHGESDLQLERVSVYYNEASAVSRSSGGKYVPRAILLDLEPGTMEAVRSGPYGKLFRPDNFVFGQSGAGNNWAKGHYTEGAELVDAVLDVVRKECENCDCLQGFQLTHSLGGGTGSGMGTLLISKIREEYPDRIMNTYSVVPSPKVSDTVVEPYNATLSIHQLVENTDETYCIDNEALYDICFRTLKVPNPSYGDLNHLVSLTMSGVTTCLRFPGQLNADLRKLAVNMVPFPRLHFFMPGFAPLTSRGSQQYRALTVPELTQQMFDAKNMMAACDPRHGRYLTVAAVFRGRMSMKEVDEQMLAVQNKNSSYFVEWIPNNVKTAVCDIPPKGLKMSSTFIGNTTAIQELFKRISEQFSAMFRRKAFLHWYTGEGMDEMEFTEAESNMNDLVSEYQQYQEATADDEFEQEECADEMEGECV; this is encoded by the exons TTCTGGGAAATCATCTCGGAGGAACATGGTATCGATGCAACCGGTATTTACCACGGAGAATCAGATCTGCAGCTGGAACGAGTCAGCGTATATTACAATGAAGCTTCCG CCGTTTCTCGCTCGTCGGGTGGCAAGTATGTGCCGCGTGCAATTTTGCTCGATCTGGAACCGGGCACGATGGAGGCAGTCCGCTCCGGACCCTACGGAAAGCTGTTCCGTCCGGATAACTTCGTGTTCGGTCAGTCCGGCGCGGGAAACAATTGGGCCAAGGGACACTACACCGAAGGTGCCGAACTGGTCGATGCCGTTCTGGATGTCGTCCGTAAGGAGTGCGAAAACTGCGATTGTCTACAG GGTTTCCAACTGACTCATTCGTTGGGAGGCGGTACGGGCTCCGGTATGGGAACCCTATTGATCTCCAAGATTCGAGAAGAATACCCCGACAGAATCATGAACACATACTCGGTAGTACCATCCCCGAAAGTATCCGACACCGTGGTTGAGCCGTACAATGCGACCCTTTCGATTCACCAGCTGGTTGAAAATACCGATGAAACTTACTGCATCGACAACGAAGCGTTGTACGATATCTGCTTCCGTACGTTGAAGGTGCCGAACCCGAGTTACGGCGATTTGAATCATCTGGTCTCGTTGACCATGTCCGGTGTCACTACCTGTCTGCGATTCCCCGGTCAATTGAATGCCGATCTGCGAAAACTGGCCGTCAATATGGTTCCTTTCCCACGTTTGCACTTCTTCATGCCTGGATTTGCTCCGCTGACTTCGCGTGGTTCGCAGCAGTACCGCGCTTTGACGGTTCCGGAGCTCACTCAGCAGATGTTTGATGCCAAGAACATGATGGCAGCCTGCGATCCGAGACATGGTCGATACCTAACCGTGGCTGCAGTCTTCCGTGGTCGAATGTCGATGAAGGAAGTCGACGAACAGATGCTGGCCGTGCAGAACAAGAACAGCAGCTACTTCGTCGAATGGATTCCGAACAACGTGAAGACCGCAGTCTGTGATATCCCGCCGAAGGGTCTGAAGATGTCGTCGACCTTCATTGGAAACACCACCGCCATCCAGGAACTGTTCAAGCGCATCTCCGAGCAATTCTCCGCTATGTTCCGTCGTAAGGCTTTCTTGCATTGGTACACCGGCGAAGGAATGGACGAGATGGAATTCACCGAAGCGGAAAGCAACATGAACGATCTGGTATCCGAGTATCAACAATATCAGGAAGCGACGGCTGACGACGAGTTCGAGCAGGAAGAATGCGCCGATGAGATGGAGGGCGAATGTGTCTAA